From Alligator mississippiensis isolate rAllMis1 chromosome 1, rAllMis1, whole genome shotgun sequence:
GTATGCTGTGGAGGTGGCGATCAATGTGCTGGATGATATCAATAATAAGATGCTTGCTGACTGGTTAAGAAAAGCATCAGCTGAAGGTGGGTGTTGATAATATCTATCTCCAGTATTATTTcctatgaagagagagagagcaatagCCTGGGCTAGATTCTGTGTCATAGTGCAGCTGCTTCACACTGCACTGTGCTGGTGCAAAGTAGCCTTAAAACCATGGGAGATCACTCTAGTACAAGTCAACCCTTTCCATGACACAGAGTGTTGCCTTCTCCCATATAAGCACACAGCAGTGTGGgtattaaagcaaaaacaaacaaatccccaAGAAACAAAAccgtaaataaaataaaatgatataatTCCATTGGGCTCATGATTTTCTTCTTGGAGAGAGGACGAGAGAGAGAATGCAGCATACATGATGGATTTAAGTCACCTAAGTCAATGCTCACTGTTCACGGTGATGAAGGGTGGCATTTGAACCCACTTACTGTATAGAGTAGCTCCCTTTTGGCTGCCAATAAATAGGGGTGTTTAGGGCTTCTGAGCATACAAGCAATTCCTGAAGCCCACCTTGAACCTGTCCTGCTGAATTGTACTGAGCATACtttaaacacagctgaagatctGAGCCTGAGCTCTGCATGTCTCTCTAGAGACACCCTAGACATGATATATATCTTGTCCTGTCATATCAAACAGACATCCTCCAGGAACCAAGACACAAAGCAGTGTGGAACACCAGAGTCATGTCTGCAAAGGTCCCAAATGTTGGTAAGTCACTGCCCTGTTGTCATATgtattttttcatatttaaaactgtATGGGCACGTCTATACATGCCCGGGACTGTGCATTGggtactgctcagtcatttagtacttgctttagctaaagcaagtaccaaatgactgtgcagtacccactGATACTGCACGGCCCTGGtgacacagttatttttagacgcTACGTTCCTGTAACTCgtcactacggtgacatagcgtCTCAggtagatgtgccctatgtgaGTGAGaactggtatttttaaaaacatatttttgttttaatgagtAACAGCAAACTGACATAAAATACGGAGCAAGTTCCTTCACAATAAAGTAGATGGAAAGTCCTGCATCCACTAAAATGTTCAGGGCATAATTCTGCCTAGAGTGAAACTTTACCTTTTAGTGAAGAGGTTCAGTGGGAACAATTAACACTCCTCTAAGAGGGTCTAGTGGATTTAGATGTGGTAGATATTTCCACAGTATACTTTGTCTAGGTAGAAACCAGAATCTAATTTGGGAAGACCTCTGAATAGTGTGGGAACTTGGAGTCACATCCAAGCTAGCTcttaaaatgttttctaaaaTACTGGTTGCCCAAGTTGAATTGGCACATTTAAGGATTCTTAAAATAGATTAGAAAGTTGATGAACTTTTGTTGTCTCTTCCAGACCACAGGGGAAACTATATAGCTTCCATTAAGGAACAATTTAGAAAACTAAAGGATTATAACTCTAAACCAGGAGAGTGGGTGTCTTTGGAAGACCGCTACACAAAGCTCTTTATAGTAAAAAAATACCATCAGACACAAGATAAAGAACACGAGCTGCTGTCCAGAGGCAAGAGACACACTGAGATCATGAAGAAGCCAAGAAATGATGAGGACTCCCACATTACCGTGGAACACCTTTTTGACACATTAGCAGATGGCACAAGTACCAAAAAAGTGATCTTGCAAGGAGTTGCAGGGATTGGCAAGACCTCCACAGTTTGCAAAATTATGTATGACTGGGCATGTGGAAAACTTTACCAAGGGAAATTTGATTATATTTTTCATTGGAGCTGTAGGGAGCTAAATCAAAGAACAGAAACACTGAGCCTTGCTGAATTAATTTTACAAAACTGGAAATATCCAAAACCAGAGATAAAGGAAATTTTATCTTGCCCAGATAAAGTCCTGTTCATTATTGATGGCTTTGATGAACTCAGGTCTCCCAAagataatgaaaataaaagtttATCCTGTGATCTGGACACACCTCACTCAACAGCGGCAGCTGTGGTAGAAAGCCTCCTCAGCTGGAGAAGCCTTTCAGAAGTATGTCTGCTTGTCACAACAAGACCCTCAGCTTTAGAAATGCTGGAGACCCATCTGAAAGCTGACCGCTGGGCAGAGATTATGGGCTTcttggaagaagagagagaggaataCTTCAAAAAATTCTTCAGAGATGAAGAAAAAGCAGCCCTTGCTTACAGTTACATCCAAGACAATGATGTGGTGTTCACTATGTGTTTTGTTCCCCTTATTTGCTGGATTGTCTGTACAAGCTTGTGCCTCCATCTGAGTTCTATTGAAGACCTTGTTCAGAAGGTGAGCACCACCACCCAAGTATTTACTCATTTTGTGACTGTACTATTGCAATCCCATGGTCGCCCACAGACAAATACACATCTTTTCCATAACCTTGGATTGCTGGCCTACAGTGGTATGAAAGACCAAGAAGTGCTGTTTGAGGAAAGCACGTTGAAGAAGTATAACTTGGAAATGTCCAAAGATACATCAACTTTTCTTACACAACTGCTAAAAGGAGACATTATTGTGGAAACTGTCTATAGTTTTGTACATTTGACCATACAGGAGCTGTTTGCTGCCTTGTTCACCTTCTCAAACAAGGAGGCAGCTTTTGAGCTCTTGAAAGAAGCCTTCATAGAAAAGAAAAGCCATTTGAGCTTAACCATTCGCTTTCTCTTTGGACTGAACAATGACAGTTCATTAAAGCCTCTGAAAAAGTACTACACAGTCACTGGTACAGGCATCCCAATGGGGGAGCTGCTGAAGTGGACTAAGAAATCATTTCTTTTTTGCCAAGGACAGGATGGTCAGAGTCATTTCCTTCTGGAACTGTTGCACTGTTTGTTTGAGATACAGGATGAGGAGTTTGTCCGAAATGCCTTGGAAGATGTCAAGGAAATGGTCTTCCTGGGGAACAACCTAGGGCAAGATGACCAGCAAGTGATTCTTTACAGCCTGCAGCATGCTAAAGAGTTGCATAGACTCACATTGGTTCAATGTGAGCTGAAAGAGAAATATGTGATAAAACTGCTTCCTTTGTTGGGGAAATGCAAACAGATCTAGTAAGTACAAGCAAGGTGATTGACAAGAAGGTGACTCACCTTGGTGTGAAGTGAGGATTATTTCTGCTAGCAGAGTTAGCTGTGGTAAAAGAGATCAAAATTAGCCCACATAGTGTTGGAAAGGGAAAACCCAGAGCAAAATTTGCTCTGAAAAGTCATCATAACTTGGGATCACATGTGAATTATAAAAGAAACCTCATGGCTTGGGGTGAGTTTTTCTTGAGAAACAGTAAGCATGGAAATCTTCAGTGGCATGTTTAGAGTCAATTTAAAACCATTATCCAGTTatccctctcctcttcctctgtcCCTGTTCCTATCCTTCATTCTGACCTAATCCAACCTTCTGCAGTTTCTCTGTAACTCTACCCTTCTCGGTCCTGAAGCCCCAACAGACACCACAATTCCCATACCTTAACTTTGCTAactttttgggggttttgttttgtggaTTTTCCAAATGTGCTGTCCTTCCCCTCCCAACCTGTTCCCTCACCAGCCCCCTACTACTCCCCCACCTTTTCTGCTCCTATCATAGCAATTCCGTCTCCTTGAGGAAAATCCAATGATCAGTTAATAAACTACCTTCTGTAGCATGCCCCTTTCTGATATTTCCTGTGTTTGATATGTATTGTACACAAGATATAAATTCCACGGGAGTTTATTGCAATCAAACCTGTGATGATATCCATTTCTTTAACTTAAAACAGAGCTTAAAAGCTCCTTTAGGTTAGCTGAGGATCAACTCCTGTACCTTCCTCTATCGACAGTAATCCTTCAAATCTGATTTTCTCCCTGTAGTTTGTCTGCCTCTGGACTCTCCTTGTCCACTGTGAACACGGTGTGTGCTCATGTTTTACAAAGTCTTAGAATGACCAGGCTGCACTTGGTGTATGAAGAAGATGACAGGATGAACTGTACAGTGGAAGCAAGCCGTGAGAGAGACCCATGCATGTAAACGCAGTTATATTTTTTCTCACACAGTCCAAAGGATAAATGTAAAGGGAAACTGTTAGCTCCAAACATTACAGTGTTTGCTAGACAAGATACATCACTTCAGGTGCTGACTATAGAATGCTTAGTTATTGAGGAAGCAGCCAGAGAGGTCTGTTTTGTGGGGGTTTTGATGGCCAATGGGAAGAGTATTGAAAGAGGCCAACAACTATATACTGTCCAGTTCAGCAATTTACTTTACCTTATTAAGGCCATTGCTTAGTCATGTGGAATGAATTCTCACTACATTGCAAAAGGCCGGTGTTTCACTGGTTCTCCCAAAAATTCCCTGTAAGCCCTATGTTAAAAGTTCACGTAAAACTCAGTTGTAGCCTAGACACTCATCACAGGGGTTAATGTGACCTCAATATTTTCCTGAGTTCTTATCAGAGGTGCTGAATATGTGGaggcctgagggccctggccccccttgggaagacggctgtcacctgaaatgcataaaactttccacatgtccatcaccttagcctcccccaccaccccccccctgcaaaaataaaaagttggtgcctatgatTCTAATCCATCTGGGAGGATGGGCAGGTCCTTTCACATCACCTTTGGTTTCTCTTCACAGTGTGATGCACCAGTTCCTCACATGTCTCAAATCTTTGAATTGAATGAGTATTAGCACAAGCATTAAAACCAGCAAGCCATTACATTTCAAATTGCCCAGATGGAGATTTATAGTTTTTGccatttctcattttattttcctaCTCTATCAAAAGCCACAAACCAAAATAATCTCATTATGTTTTCAGAATAACTTTTGATTACCTCCCTGAAGAAACTGTCACTGCAATTTGTGACCAGATTATTCCAGCTCATCCTGGCATAGTTAGACTTGATGTGAATGGGATTCAGGGAAGGCAGGGATTCCTCACTGCCCTGAAGTATAGTCTTCTGGAGTCAGAGTGCAAACTGGAAACACTGGGGTGAGTAGTCTTCTGTCATTTCAAATCTCAGACAGGATCACCAGTTGTTGTGTGACCAGCCACCATcttcttaaaaaaacccccagcagATTCTTCTTGAAAACAGACTTGGTCCACTTCCATCTATTTCCATTTCATGGTTCAGGGGCACAAGCCCATGGTCTCATGAGAACTAGGGGAGTCTTGCCATGTGTTCTGATGCAACTTTACTTTCTCCTAAGCTTCAACATTGAGAACCCCAAACACGAGGCTTTCCGGAACATCTGTGAGCATCTTGCCACTCACCATAGCCCAGGAAAATTTGCCTTATTTAGAAGAGGTTCTGAGGATGATATACATTTTGGATATGAGGCAAAGGATGAGGAAAAGAGTGACGACAGGTATGCTTTAAGCAATTCTTCTTTGACCTATTGAAATAATATGTAATACGAGGGAGAACATGGGGACATCGTGGGCTAAATCAACCCCTGAGAAAGCAAGTACAGTTCCattaagtcagtgattctcaaccagggtgcagaGAGAGCTCCAGGACTGTTTCTTCCCTGCTCTAGGTGATCTGCATAGGGAGCCAGGCTCTAGttcagccagagacagcagcagaagtgacagTAGACAGGTCCCCTCATCTCCTAGTCTCCCTGGGTGTTCCCCACCAGTCTGGGAGCAGGTACAGGGAAGGGGAAACCATTTACCATTACTGGTGTCCCTGACTGAGCCCAGCTTCCTATGCTGGTTGGGGTGAGGCAGAAGCAACTCTGGagcacctcctgcccctgggccagataaggacagcagcagcagtggtgagcagAGATGGGGGCCTATAAGAGGGGAGGGAAGActtgctgagcatggaggggaagggaaaggatgccaagagcaggggcaggtgtggaTTTTTACCCGGTTAGGGGACTTGAAAGAAGCTTCTAGCTCCTGCTTCCATGATCTACTGGCCCTGgttgcagggaggctgggaagaCTGAGTGTAGCCACCTGTAAAGCAttggttgctgcttctgcactgctCTTTACAAATCTGGATCTACCTGTGGCAGAGCAAATGCAAGTTGAACCTGACCTTGCAGGTGAGGGTTCTAACCACCATGTCCCTAATGAAACAGCCTTgttttgaccagaaattccaTTATAGATCTTATACACACTTCCCAGTGAAACTTTCTATGAATCTGCCACGTTATTATGAACCCAAAGTTTCAGGTTTGATGAACCAGTATTTCCCAGCAAAAAAACACCatttcagtgaaaaataaaactaaatctGCAGATCTCTACCTACACCTCCACTAATATTTTCAGGGAGCCTGTAGAGACTAATGGATCAACTCCTGGGCAGGGacctgggacacctgggttctatatCCAGTTTTGTTGCAGCCCTGCTGACAAGTCGTTTAACCTTTCTATGCCTTAAATTCCAGAATCTATAGAACAAGACTGATAGCAGCTTCCTTAAAAAAGTACTTTGAGAACTAAAGATGAGAAGTCACATGAAGAGCCAGGCACCATTATTGACCATGTACACCCTTTTATATCATAAAGAGACAATGGTACCCTAATTTTTCATTACAAGGCTGCTTTTGGTCTAGCTGTCAAATCTACAAACATAAACTAAGACCTTCAAAACTTGTACATGTGGTCTGGCTCCAAAGTACAGTTTGTTCTGCTGAATGTGAAGTAACGTGAAAGAGGAATTCGGTAGTTAGGAGGCATTAAAAACTGGGACATTCACAAGAGTTCAGGAACTTTTCTAATGTTTTCCCTCCCAAGTATCCTTTAAACTAAAGAAAGTGGGGAGTACGGGGTACCTGGTTTATGCAACTACACAACAACAGGAAAatcagttttgaaacatttttcaatgtttttttgttttgttaccaACAGTTTGAAAAATTTCGTCTAGCCCTGTTTGTTTCCTGGTTTCCATCCAGTCCAAATCTGGCAAAACAGAATCCAAGTGTGGTTGCTTAGGCCCTAATTATAAAGTTAGTTACATTTGCAATAGTAATATCAGAATGGTATATTGGATTTGATAGGCTTAAAACAAAAATCATAGTGGCCTGAGGAAACCCAAAGTCAGATTTAGTAATCGTTACAGCAGAAATGTCAGACCATGGAGTTGATGAGTGTAGTGTGGTGCTTCAGAGGCTTTAATGGA
This genomic window contains:
- the LOC102569186 gene encoding NACHT, LRR and PYD domains-containing protein 3 isoform X3, whose protein sequence is MGQSGHCESAPYNLKGTRFWRNLTDILQEPRHKAVWNTRVMSAKVPNVDHRGNYIASIKEQFRKLKDYNSKPGEWVSLEDRYTKLFIVKKYHQTQDKEHELLSRGKRHTEIMKKPRNDEDSHITVEHLFDTLADGTSTKKVILQGVAGIGKTSTVCKIMYDWACGKLYQGKFDYIFHWSCRELNQRTETLSLAELILQNWKYPKPEIKEILSCPDKVLFIIDGFDELRSPKDNENKSLSCDLDTPHSTAAAVVESLLSWRSLSEVCLLVTTRPSALEMLETHLKADRWAEIMGFLEEEREEYFKKFFRDEEKAALAYSYIQDNDVVFTMCFVPLICWIVCTSLCLHLSSIEDLVQKVSTTTQVFTHFVTVLLQSHGRPQTNTHLFHNLGLLAYSGMKDQEVLFEESTLKKYNLEMSKDTSTFLTQLLKGDIIVETVYSFVHLTIQELFAALFTFSNKEAAFELLKEAFIEKKSHLSLTIRFLFGLNNDSSLKPLKKYYTVTGTGIPMGELLKWTKKSFLFCQGQDGQSHFLLELLHCLFEIQDEEFVRNALEDVKEMVFLGNNLGQDDQQVILYSLQHAKELHRLTLVQCELKEKYVIKLLPLLGKCKQIYLSASGLSLSTVNTVCAHVLQSLRMTRLHLVYEEDDRMNCTVEASRERDPCIITFDYLPEETVTAICDQIIPAHPGIVRLDVNGIQGRQGFLTALKYSLLESECKLETLGFNIENPKHEAFRNICEHLATHHSPGKFALFRRGSEDDIHFGYEAKDEEKSDDRLQKKKKSKGRKGRSGTQPQCFPLTWFLKKKKNREDGIAILSCLPKEYIVDTVLWVTSKFTPVTLVMDDNSIDDELMETICEKLNNAEYKLQLLSLNSNILAQESMTSICSLFHCNTAVSLSLRYNPLGDEGVKILAACLKSKGCTLKNLSLSSTDLTEDCVPAIASLFSKKNTLIQLDLSFNNLSNSGVKTLCSALKNKESHLEELKYVQAPLYFFSFHDAVSKAAWVLCKAMVCSVVLCFHNPLNEENARGAPREMFWADTDGQFLRSHIS
- the LOC102569186 gene encoding NACHT, LRR and PYD domains-containing protein 3 isoform X1; its protein translation is MGKTKHDLLLHVLEELLEEEIKKFKFKLNYMDLREGYKNIPKGHLEKADVVQLVILLIEYYQEEYAVEVAINVLDDINNKMLADWLRKASAEDILQEPRHKAVWNTRVMSAKVPNVDHRGNYIASIKEQFRKLKDYNSKPGEWVSLEDRYTKLFIVKKYHQTQDKEHELLSRGKRHTEIMKKPRNDEDSHITVEHLFDTLADGTSTKKVILQGVAGIGKTSTVCKIMYDWACGKLYQGKFDYIFHWSCRELNQRTETLSLAELILQNWKYPKPEIKEILSCPDKVLFIIDGFDELRSPKDNENKSLSCDLDTPHSTAAAVVESLLSWRSLSEVCLLVTTRPSALEMLETHLKADRWAEIMGFLEEEREEYFKKFFRDEEKAALAYSYIQDNDVVFTMCFVPLICWIVCTSLCLHLSSIEDLVQKVSTTTQVFTHFVTVLLQSHGRPQTNTHLFHNLGLLAYSGMKDQEVLFEESTLKKYNLEMSKDTSTFLTQLLKGDIIVETVYSFVHLTIQELFAALFTFSNKEAAFELLKEAFIEKKSHLSLTIRFLFGLNNDSSLKPLKKYYTVTGTGIPMGELLKWTKKSFLFCQGQDGQSHFLLELLHCLFEIQDEEFVRNALEDVKEMVFLGNNLGQDDQQVILYSLQHAKELHRLTLVQCELKEKYVIKLLPLLGKCKQIYLSASGLSLSTVNTVCAHVLQSLRMTRLHLVYEEDDRMNCTVEASRERDPCIITFDYLPEETVTAICDQIIPAHPGIVRLDVNGIQGRQGFLTALKYSLLESECKLETLGFNIENPKHEAFRNICEHLATHHSPGKFALFRRGSEDDIHFGYEAKDEEKSDDRLQKKKKSKGRKGRSGTQPQCFPLTWFLKKKKNREDGIAILSCLPKEYIVDTVLWVTSKFTPVTLVMDDNSIDDELMETICEKLNNAEYKLQLLSLNSNILAQESMTSICSLFHCNTAVSLSLRYNPLGDEGVKILAACLKSKGCTLKNLSLSSTDLTEDCVPAIASLFSKKNTLIQLDLSFNNLSNSGVKTLCSALKNKESHLEELKYVQAPLYFFSFHDAVSKAAWVLCKAMVCSVVLCFHNPLNEENARGAPREMFWADTDGQFLRSHIS
- the LOC102569186 gene encoding NACHT, LRR and PYD domains-containing protein 3 isoform X2, translating into MGKTKHDLLLHVLEELLEEEIKKFKFKLNYMDLREGYKNIPKGHLEKADVVQLVILLIEYYQEEYAVEVAINVLDDINNKMLADWLRKASAEDILQEPRHKAVWNTRVMSAKVPNVDHRGNYIASIKEQFRKLKDYNSKPGEWVSLEDRYTKLFIVKKYHQTQDKEHELLSRGKRHTEIMKKPRNDEDSHITVEHLFDTLADGTSTKKVILQGVAGIGKTSTVCKIMYDWACGKLYQGKFDYIFHWSCRELNQRTETLSLAELILQNWKYPKPEIKEILSCPDKVLFIIDGFDELRSPKDNENKSLSCDLDTPHSTAAAVVESLLSWRSLSEVCLLVTTRPSALEMLETHLKADRWAEIMGFLEEEREEYFKKFFRDEEKAALAYSYIQDNDVVFTMCFVPLICWIVCTSLCLHLSSIEDLVQKVSTTTQVFTHFVTVLLQSHGRPQTNTHLFHNLGLLAYSGMKDQEVLFEESTLKKYNLEMSKDTSTFLTQLLKGDIIVETVYSFVHLTIQELFAALFTFSNKEAAFELLKEAFIEKKSHLSLTIRFLFGLNNDSSLKPLKKYYTVTGTGIPMGELLKWTKKSFLFCQGQDGQSHFLLELLHCLFEIQDEEFVRNALEDVKEMVFLGNNLGQDDQQVILYSLQHAKELHRLTLVQCELKEKYVIKLLPLLGKCKQIYLSASGLSLSTVNTVCAHVLQSLRMTRLHLVYEEDDRMNCTVEASRERDPCIITFDYLPEETVTAICDQIIPAHPGIVRLDVNGIQGRQGFLTALKYSLLESECKLETLGFNIENPKHEAFRNICEHLATHHSPGKFALFRRGSEDDIHFGYEAKDEEKSDDRLQKKKKSKGRKGRSGTQPQCFPLTWFLKKKKNREDGIAILSCLPKEYIVDTVLWVTSKFTPVTLVMDDNSIDDELMETICEKLNNAEYKLQLLSLNSNILAQESMTSICSLFHCNTAVSLSLRYNPLGDEGVKILAACLKSKGCTLKNLSLSSTDLTEDCVPAIASLFSKKNTLIQLDLSFNNLSNSGVKTLCSALKNKESHLEELNLEYNGITDDCEREFIQLIKNIPSLKYLCLDNNEFTSTSASRIFGAWDKYHDNEEEVQDEE